Part of the Penicillium digitatum chromosome 4, complete sequence genome is shown below.
ACTAGCAGTTATCTGCCTATGGAGACAGACTAATATTCTGGTGCTCATCCGGAGTGAAATATCCACTTGTTTCAAAGGTTGGTTCATCTTCGTCATGATCTCCAAGGGTTTCCCCGCCTACGAGATTGACTCTAACCGCATCCTATCTCGGAGCTACAGAGGCCCAGCTTACCTTGTCCACACCTAGAGCCCTTTAATTCCGATCTACTTTCATCCCCTATTTCTGTCTAACGTCCGGTCTATCGCTATGCCTTCCGTCGAGCCCAAGAATGAAGCTCGTCTGCTTCTGGTCTCGAACCGGCTGCCGATCACAATCAAGCGGTCTGATGATGGAAAATACGATTTTTCTATGTCCTCAGGAGGTCTGGTCAGTGGTCTAAGCGGCCTGTCCAAATCAACTACCTTTCAGTGGTACGGCTGGCCCGGTCTGGAGGTGCCAGAGCCTGAGATCCCTGTCGTGAAGCAGCGCCTCAAGGAAGAATACGGCGCTGTACCCGTCTTCATTGATGACGACCTGGCAGATAGACACTACAATGGGTTTTCTAGTCAGTTTCTCCTCCCCGCGAAGCCACTGGAACATACACTGATGTCTTGTTCTTTCGGATAGACTCCATCCTCTGGCCTCTGTTCCATTACCACCCCGGCGAGATCACCTTCGACGAGTCCGCCTGGGAAGCTTACAAGGAAGCGAACCGACTTTTTGCACAGGCGATTGCGAAGGAAGTACAGGATGGCGACCTGATATGGGTTCACGACTACCACCTGATGCTACTTCCTGAGATGCTGCGCGAGGAGATCGGCGATAGCAAGAAGAACGTGAAGATCGGTTTCTTTTTACATACACCGTTCCCTAGTAGTGAAATCTACCGAATTCTCCCCGTGCGGAATGAATTACTTTTGGGTGTCCTGCATTGCGACCTGATTGGCTTCCACACTTATGATTACACGCGCCATTTCCTGAGCAGTTGTGCGCGTCTACTGTTAGTATACCCTAACCAGTCTGGAGTTTGAATCTAATTGGATCAGGGGTCTTGCAACTACACCCAACGGCATTGAGTTCCAGGGCAAGATCATCACATGCGGAGCTTTCCCCATTGGTATTGACCCTGAGAAGTTCAAGGAAGGgttgaa
Proteins encoded:
- a CDS encoding Trehalose-phosphate synthase/phosphatase complex subunit Tps1, putative — translated: MPSVEPKNEARLLLVSNRLPITIKRSDDGKYDFSMSSGGLVSGLSGLSKSTTFQWYGWPGLEVPEPEIPVVKQRLKEEYGAVPVFIDDDLADRHYNGFSNSILWPLFHYHPGEITFDESAWEAYKEANRLFAQAIAKEVQDGDLIWVHDYHLMLLPEMLREEIGDSKKNVKIGFFLHTPFPSSEIYRILPVRNELLLGVLHCDLIGFHTYDYTRHFLSSCARLLGLATTPNGIEFQGKIITCGAFPIGIDPEKFKEGLKKEKVQKRIAMLEQKFQGVKLMVGVDRLDYIKGVPQKLHALEVFLSDHPEWVGKVVLVQVAVPSRQDVEEYQNLRAVVNELVGRINGKFGTVEFQPIHFLHKSVNFDELIALYAVSDACIVSSTRDGMNLVAYEYIATQQKRHGVLVLSEFAGAAQSLNGSIIVNPWNTEELAGAYQEAVTMSDEHRALNFAKLDRYVSKYTSAFWGQSFVTELTRISAHSADKFQSKKLAEADANETDVPPTQDV